The Corynebacterium minutissimum genome includes the window AAGAACACCTGCGTCATTAACATGACGCTGACCTCTCCTGCCTGTCCGCTTACCGATGTCATTGGCGAGCAGATTGAGGACGTCATTGTGGGCAACAAGCTCGCCGAGGCCGTCCAGCTCAACTGGGTCTGGATGCCGCCGTGGGGCCCGAACATGATTACCGAGGAGGGCCGCGAGATGCTCCAGGCCCTCGGCTTCGCAGTCTAGTTTCGGCTGCAAGCCCCCATTACCGTCAGTCCGAGATGCTTGAGGTCTTCACAACATGACCTTCAGTGCCCTTGGGCTGACGGTTTCTTTTTCATGATGTGCGGTGTTTTAATGGCTTTGAAACATACCGCTATGACGAAGCGGGTAAGGACGCAGGATCCAAGGTCGTGGAGATGATGTCTACAGCCTCCTCCTTGGATGTGGCGGATTGAAGCCGAGCACGGAAATCATCCTGCATAATTGCCCGCGCTAGCTTGGAAAGCAGCTTGAGATGCTGCTTGCCGGCGTCCTCAGGCACAGCAATGAGGAAGACCATCGTCGTGGGATCCTCACCATCCGCCCACGTGATGCCCTCGGGAAGACGAGCAAAAGCCAAAGTCGGGACGTTCACCCCCGATGTACGGGCATGAGGGATGGCCACGCCATGACCCACCCCGGTAGAGTGCTTCGACTCCCGCTCCAGGGCGGCTTTGGTGACCCTAGAAGGATCAGAAAGCCGGGGAGAGACAAGCGTGACCAAAGAGTTGATGATCTCGTCGCGGTCATTGCCAAGGTCGTGGTCCAGGCTAACCGTCTCGGCAGAGAGCAGAGGTTGGTCTTGGGCCGATGCTTCTGCCACATCCTCCTTAGCTATGCCCGCTGCGTCCCGATTATCCTGTCTCGCAGCTTTGCTCTGGGCCTTTCCACGTTGGGTAAGTCCAATCAACAGAAGCATGACAGAAGCACAAACGACGACGCCAATGAGCAGTGCGATGAAGAAGCCCACGATGTTGTCGACAGCCCCAAGTACCGCGACGATGGGACCTCCGTGCATGACATGGTCAGTGACACCAAGCACACCTGCCAGGGCTCCTGCTACCGCACCGCCGATGACGTTTGCCGGAATGACTTGGAGCGGGCGTGCAGCCGCAAGAGGGATAGCTCCTTCGGTGATGCCGAAGAATCCCATGAAGAGCGCGGCGATACCGGCGTCCTTCTCTGCTTTGTTGAACCAAGCACGGCGGACCAGGGTGGCAACACCCACCGCAAGGGGCGGTACGGCAATAGCGGTAGCCGCCATACCCATCGGAGCCGCATTGCCGGCGGCAATCATGCCACCGCCGAACAAGAAGGCAGTTTTGTTGAAGGGCCCGCCCATGTCGAAAGCGATCATCGCGCCGATAACCAGACCGAGGACAATGACAGAGGAACCTTCCATCCCCGCGAGGTACTCGGTCATGGCTTCAAAGGCACCGGCTACCGGCGCACCGACGAAGTAGATAAAGACTAGCCCCACGATAAGCGTGGTGAAGATCGGAATCACGATGATCGGCCAGATCGGGGCGATGTACTTATTAACCGGAATCTTTTTAATTCCTAGGGCTACGTAGCCGGACAGGATGCCTGTGACGATGCCTCCCAGGAAACCAGCTCCAGCTTCTGAGCCATAGAGTGAGCCGGTCGTAGCGATAAGACCAGTGATGAGTCCTGGCGCCAAGCCGGGGCGGTCCGCAATGCCGACAGCAATATAGCCGGAAAGAATCGGCACCATGAGAGAAAAGGCCAAGCCGCCAAGCTCATTCAGAGTGTTCCAGAAAG containing:
- a CDS encoding fructose-specific PTS transporter subunit EIIC encodes the protein MSTSDTSRSPLILAITACPTGIAHTYMAAENLEAAAAELGYRIKIETHGSIGVEGTFSSKDIDEADAIVIGADTVIAKDRFRGKRLAATGVDEAIKQPKELLTRALSAAKWEGKTSSDEPQGNQGEETSGSATGVRAVGETLYKALMNGVSHMIPFVVTGGLLIAVALSIGGTPTPEGLAIPEDSFWNTLNELGGLAFSLMVPILSGYIAVGIADRPGLAPGLITGLIATTGSLYGSEAGAGFLGGIVTGILSGYVALGIKKIPVNKYIAPIWPIIVIPIFTTLIVGLVFIYFVGAPVAGAFEAMTEYLAGMEGSSVIVLGLVIGAMIAFDMGGPFNKTAFLFGGGMIAAGNAAPMGMAATAIAVPPLAVGVATLVRRAWFNKAEKDAGIAALFMGFFGITEGAIPLAAARPLQVIPANVIGGAVAGALAGVLGVTDHVMHGGPIVAVLGAVDNIVGFFIALLIGVVVCASVMLLLIGLTQRGKAQSKAARQDNRDAAGIAKEDVAEASAQDQPLLSAETVSLDHDLGNDRDEIINSLVTLVSPRLSDPSRVTKAALERESKHSTGVGHGVAIPHARTSGVNVPTLAFARLPEGITWADGEDPTTMVFLIAVPEDAGKQHLKLLSKLARAIMQDDFRARLQSATSKEEAVDIISTTLDPASLPASS